ACGGTCGATAAACTGTGTTTGTAGCTACCTGAGGTTTCTTTGGTAGAGTATGAAACGTACATCAAGGTTTGATTGTCAGCATCATAGATACGGCGAATCTTCATACTCTTAAAAAAGATACTTTTTGACTTCTTGAATACCACTTCACCAGATTTGCTTTTATCAATTGCAGCAATCATATCGAGCGTAATTTCACCGGTTTGACGACATGAGATAGAGGAGTCAGACGGGTCGGCTAAATCTAAGTCAGCCTCAATGCTAGCAACGTGGCAAGTGACGCCAGTTACGATTGGATCGTTCATGTGGTTAAGTTTAATATCTTTGGTGGTGAACACACCCAGGCTTACTTTACCCACATCATCGCTACAGGCGCTTAGTGCACCAATAGTTGTAATCACTGACAAACAAGCAAGTACTTTGCTAAGTTTCTTCATTTGAATTTCCCTAAAATATTACTGACAATAACCTAACGGCTGTACCCGATTGTGGATATGCTAGGCAGTGAACCAATCCACTATGAATAACAACGCTGCGCCCACTTAGTCAGCCCCGCAGTCACCGAGCCGAAGTGGTCACCCACTACAATTTCTGCATCAGGATAAATACTGGCAATTTTATTGTAAATGGCGGGGCTGCGTGCAGTACCGCCAGTCACATAGATAATATCCACTTGCTTAAAATCTTGGTTAGCCTTTGCCTGCTCAACCGCTTGGCGCATTAAGCTGTCGACTTTATTAAGCGAATCATCAATAGCTTGAGTAAATAAATCAAAACTGACAGTTGGGGTTAAATCCGCTTCAACCATGGTTAAATCTGCTTGGGCGACATCGGTATCCGATAAATTAATCTTAGCAAGCTCGGCTTGACGCACTAGCTGGTAGCTAAGCTGATCGCGCTGCACTTTTTGCAGCCTTTTAATCAAAGCAGGCTCAGCAGCATCTTTGATTAAATCATCAATCAACTTTTTGGTACTCAAACTACTAAAGTCGCGCTGGGCACTAATGTCATTCACCGCAACCGCATTCCAAAAAACCTGATTCGGTAACGGCTTACCGGTTTTAAGCAAACTCCCGTCGCCAAAATGCGGCATAAAGCCTTGTTTTGCTAGCGCAATATCTAAATCGTTACCACCGATACGTTGGCCACTATGGCCATAAAAGTCTTGTTGCCTGTCATCTTTTGCTGCAAGCTTTGGCCCCATGCGTACTACAGAGCAGTCAGTTGTACCACCGCCAACATCCACCACTAACACGGTTTTATCTTGTACAAGCTGCCCTTCGTAATCCATACCTGCAGCTAAAGGTTCAAACAAGAAGCTAACTTCAGTGAAGCCTGCTCGTTTAGCCGCTGTGGTTAAGATGGCTTCTGCTTGCTTGTTAGATTGCTCCCCGCCAATACCTTGAAAGTTAACGGGTCTGCCAATGACGGCATGACTGGCGACACCTAGCCCTTTATCATTAAGCAGTTTATCTACGCGCTGCTTAACATATTGCATCATCAGGGTGACGATATCTTCAAACAAGGCGACTTGTTCATCTCGCAACCCCGTTGCACCAAGAAACGATTTTGGTGAACGGACATAAAACCCTTCTTCGGGCATATCAAGATAGTGTGCTTGAGCTTCTTTGCCGACAAACACGGCAGGCTCAGTTGGCGTTAGGTCTAATTCATGGCGAACGCGTTTAGCATGAGCAAGTTGAGATGAGCGCAACTGCGCGAAACTCGCTTGTTCGGTTGCTGGTAGATTTTGATATACAGCCTGCGCGATAAGATCGCGATCGTAGGCATACAGCGTCGATGGCATATAATTGGAGTTATCCAACAGAGGTAAAAGCTCCACCTTGCCCTCATTAATCATCCCCACCGAGCAATTGGCACTGCCATAGTCGAACCCAACAAACATAACTGCCCCTCAAGCGCCCTAGCGCACACTAACAAAAAGCCGTCAAATTTAGCACGCGGTGAATTACAACTAAAGCACAAACACGGGCATGCACACTAACAGTCGATAAAAGCAGCGTTTGTGGTGATAACTAAATGAAAAACGAATTTAGCGAGAATAAAACACTGGTTTTAGCTCAATAGCAGCGAAGTGACAACGCTCACAAACCCGACTTAATACCGAGTTGCAAAGGCTAATTTAATAAATCTGTCATATACTAAATTTACAATAGAAAGGATGTTGCTACTGCTGATAAATACTTTCGAAACAGCAGCTTACCTTTATTTCAAGCTCTACCTTTCCAACTATTCCTTATTGTTATTGGTGTATATGGAGTACCTAATGGCCGATGCGCAAACTCAGCTTTTCATTGAAAAAGAACTCTCTTGGCTTTCATTTAACGAACGAGTTCTGCAAGAAGCTTTCGACAAAGCGGTGCCTCTAATTGAACGTGTGCGCTTTTTAGGAATTTTTTCTAGCAACATGGATGAGTTTTTTCAGGTGAGAGTCGCTGCGGTTAGGCGCTCTATCCTACTAACGGGCTTTGGCCGCAAACAGCAAAAGTGTTTGCAACTGATGAATAGTATTCAGCAAAAGGTCTTAAAGCTTCAAGAAAAGTTTGATCTTATCTATCAAGAGCTAATGAAAGAGCTAGCCCGCTGCAATATATTTTTAATTAACGAGTCGCAGCTGAGTGAATTCCACAGTGCTTGGTTAAGAAAATACTTTAACAATCAGCTAAAGCGTCACATTGCACCACATATTATTACTGATGAAAGCGATTTAGTGCAGCACCTCGTTGATGGCACCACCTATCTCGTCGCTAGCTTAAAAAAAGCCAACAAAGAAGAGTATGCTCTGGTTGAAGTTCCCAATAAAAGCGTGCCGAGATTCCTTGAGCTTCCATCTGAAAAAGGCACAAAGATTAAACACTTAATCTTGCTCGACAATATCATTCGCCACTGTATTGACGACCTGTTCACACCATTTTTTGATTATGACAGCATCGAAGTCTTCTCAATGAAAATGACCCGAGACGCAGAATATGATGTGAGTAACGAGCTAGAGAAGACGACTCTTGAGCAAATGACCATGGGGATTAAAAAGCGTCTTAACGCTCAGCCTGTGCGCCTAGTATACGACCGCAATATGCCGCAGCACATGCTCAATATGCTCAAAGCACACCTAAATATCAGTTCAACCGAAACTGAGTGCCTTATTCCAGGTGGTCGCTACCATAGCTTTCGTGATTTTATGGACTTCCCAAATCCGGGACG
This DNA window, taken from Shewanella maritima, encodes the following:
- a CDS encoding CreA family protein, which codes for MKKLSKVLACLSVITTIGALSACSDDVGKVSLGVFTTKDIKLNHMNDPIVTGVTCHVASIEADLDLADPSDSSISCRQTGEITLDMIAAIDKSKSGEVVFKKSKSIFFKSMKIRRIYDADNQTLMYVSYSTKETSGSYKHSLSTVPLWGTKAYQAAAKVSVN
- the yegD gene encoding molecular chaperone, with amino-acid sequence MFVGFDYGSANCSVGMINEGKVELLPLLDNSNYMPSTLYAYDRDLIAQAVYQNLPATEQASFAQLRSSQLAHAKRVRHELDLTPTEPAVFVGKEAQAHYLDMPEEGFYVRSPKSFLGATGLRDEQVALFEDIVTLMMQYVKQRVDKLLNDKGLGVASHAVIGRPVNFQGIGGEQSNKQAEAILTTAAKRAGFTEVSFLFEPLAAGMDYEGQLVQDKTVLVVDVGGGTTDCSVVRMGPKLAAKDDRQQDFYGHSGQRIGGNDLDIALAKQGFMPHFGDGSLLKTGKPLPNQVFWNAVAVNDISAQRDFSSLSTKKLIDDLIKDAAEPALIKRLQKVQRDQLSYQLVRQAELAKINLSDTDVAQADLTMVEADLTPTVSFDLFTQAIDDSLNKVDSLMRQAVEQAKANQDFKQVDIIYVTGGTARSPAIYNKIASIYPDAEIVVGDHFGSVTAGLTKWAQRCYS